The proteins below are encoded in one region of Neodiprion virginianus isolate iyNeoVirg1 chromosome 7, iyNeoVirg1.1, whole genome shotgun sequence:
- the LOC124309274 gene encoding lysophosphatidylserine lipase ABHD12 isoform X5 — protein MIAQQIRFLLWAMKVSIVTYLIVFGILPLVFHYSYTIQRKILFLNFDILVDSVYWPRSVDFEKPEAVGLEGARNFYVKTDQDVNIGAWQILPRSLLNTSISCTSEAFESVLASSKRPVILYMHGNSGNRASGHRLELYRLFQNLDYHVVCFDYRSYGDSDDVDLSETGVVADSKYMLEWLIKKVKNSAPIYVWGHSLGTGVASHVLALMASEGVRIAGLFLEAPFNNIADELSEHPFAQLFKHLPWFHWMIVQPFYDNELRFESDKHITKIECPIMILHAQDDGVIPFFLGEKLYKAALESHGNETQRVQMERIDAALGLGHKWICRYDKLPELITNFLAKSTKTTQAL, from the exons ATGATAGCCCAGCAGATTAG ATTTCTTTTATGGGCGATGAAGGTATCGATTGTCACCTACTTAATCGTCTTTGGAATTCTACCGCTCGTTTTTCATTACTCCTACACGATACaaaggaaaatattattcctaAACTTTG ATATTCTCGTTGATTCAGTTTACTGGCCTCGAAGCGTGGACTTTGAAAAACCAGAAGCTGTGGGACTTGAAGGCGCCCGGAATTTCTACGTCAAGACTGATCAAGATGTGAACATTGGAGCATG GCAAATTTTACCTCGATCTCTATTAAACACGTCAATTTCTTGCACCTCTGAAGCATTCGAATCTGTTTTGGCAAGTTCAAAACGTCCGGTTATTCTGTACATGCATGGAAACAGTGGGAACAGAGCCAGCGGACACAGACTGGAGTTGTACAGGCTTTTTCAAAACCTAGACTACCACGTTGTCTGCTTTGACTACCGAA GCTATGGTGACAGCGACGACGTCGATCTGTCCGAGACAGGAGTCGTCGCAGACAGCAAGTACATGCTGGAGTGgttgataaaaaaagtaaagaactCTGCGCCAATTTATGTCTGGGGTCATTCGCTAGGAACTGG AGTCGCTTCGCATGTCCTAGCTCTAATGGCATCTGAAGGTGTTCGTATTGCGGGTCTTTTCCTGGAAGCTCCTTTCAACAATATTGCGGATGAATTGAGCGAGCACCCGTTTGCACAG CTATTCAAACACTTGCCGTGGTTTCATTGGATGATTGTTCAACCGTTTTATGACAACGAATTGAGATTCGAATCCGACAAACACATTACAAAGATCGAATGTCCGATTATGATTCTGCACGCTCAAGATGACGGTGTCATACCTTTTTTCCTGGGCGAGAAG TTATATAAGGCGGCTTTGGAGTCCCACGGAAATGAAACGCAACGAGTTCAAATGGAACGGATAGATGCTGCACTAGGTCTAGGTCACAAGTGGATATGTAGATACGACAAACTGCCGGAACTGATTAC aaATTTTCTAGCCAAATCGACCAAAACTACTCAAGCTTTATGA
- the LOC124309274 gene encoding lysophosphatidylserine lipase ABHD12 isoform X4: MIYWLPKRRFIKRFLLWAMKVSIVTYLIVFGILPLVFHYSYTIQRKILFLNFVYWPRSVDFEKPEAVGLEGARNFYVKTDQDVNIGAWQILPRSLLNTSISCTSEAFESVLASSKRPVILYMHGNSGNRASGHRLELYRLFQNLDYHVVCFDYRSYGDSDDVDLSETGVVADSKYMLEWLIKKVKNSAPIYVWGHSLGTGVASHVLALMASEGVRIAGLFLEAPFNNIADELSEHPFAQLFKHLPWFHWMIVQPFYDNELRFESDKHITKIECPIMILHAQDDGVIPFFLGEKLYKAALESHGNETQRVQMERIDAALGLGHKWICRYDKLPELITNFLAKSTKTTQAL, from the exons ATGATATACTGGCTGCCAAAGAGGCGCTTTATCAAAAG ATTTCTTTTATGGGCGATGAAGGTATCGATTGTCACCTACTTAATCGTCTTTGGAATTCTACCGCTCGTTTTTCATTACTCCTACACGATACaaaggaaaatattattcctaAACTTTG TTTACTGGCCTCGAAGCGTGGACTTTGAAAAACCAGAAGCTGTGGGACTTGAAGGCGCCCGGAATTTCTACGTCAAGACTGATCAAGATGTGAACATTGGAGCATG GCAAATTTTACCTCGATCTCTATTAAACACGTCAATTTCTTGCACCTCTGAAGCATTCGAATCTGTTTTGGCAAGTTCAAAACGTCCGGTTATTCTGTACATGCATGGAAACAGTGGGAACAGAGCCAGCGGACACAGACTGGAGTTGTACAGGCTTTTTCAAAACCTAGACTACCACGTTGTCTGCTTTGACTACCGAA GCTATGGTGACAGCGACGACGTCGATCTGTCCGAGACAGGAGTCGTCGCAGACAGCAAGTACATGCTGGAGTGgttgataaaaaaagtaaagaactCTGCGCCAATTTATGTCTGGGGTCATTCGCTAGGAACTGG AGTCGCTTCGCATGTCCTAGCTCTAATGGCATCTGAAGGTGTTCGTATTGCGGGTCTTTTCCTGGAAGCTCCTTTCAACAATATTGCGGATGAATTGAGCGAGCACCCGTTTGCACAG CTATTCAAACACTTGCCGTGGTTTCATTGGATGATTGTTCAACCGTTTTATGACAACGAATTGAGATTCGAATCCGACAAACACATTACAAAGATCGAATGTCCGATTATGATTCTGCACGCTCAAGATGACGGTGTCATACCTTTTTTCCTGGGCGAGAAG TTATATAAGGCGGCTTTGGAGTCCCACGGAAATGAAACGCAACGAGTTCAAATGGAACGGATAGATGCTGCACTAGGTCTAGGTCACAAGTGGATATGTAGATACGACAAACTGCCGGAACTGATTAC aaATTTTCTAGCCAAATCGACCAAAACTACTCAAGCTTTATGA
- the LOC124309274 gene encoding lysophosphatidylserine lipase ABHD12 isoform X3, translated as MIYWLPKRRFIKRFLLWAMKVSIVTYLIVFGILPLVFHYSYTIQRKILFLNFDILVDSVYWPRSVDFEKPEAVGLEGARNFYVKTDQDVNIGAWQILPRSLLNTSISCTSEAFESVLASSKRPVILYMHGNSGNRASGHRLELYRLFQNLDYHVVCFDYRSYGDSDDVDLSETGVVADSKYMLEWLIKKVKNSAPIYVWGHSLGTGVASHVLALMASEGVRIAGLFLEAPFNNIADELSEHPFAQLFKHLPWFHWMIVQPFYDNELRFESDKHITKIECPIMILHAQDDGVIPFFLGEKLYKAALESHGNETQRVQMERIDAALGLGHKWICRYDKLPELITNFLAKSTKTTQAL; from the exons ATGATATACTGGCTGCCAAAGAGGCGCTTTATCAAAAG ATTTCTTTTATGGGCGATGAAGGTATCGATTGTCACCTACTTAATCGTCTTTGGAATTCTACCGCTCGTTTTTCATTACTCCTACACGATACaaaggaaaatattattcctaAACTTTG ATATTCTCGTTGATTCAGTTTACTGGCCTCGAAGCGTGGACTTTGAAAAACCAGAAGCTGTGGGACTTGAAGGCGCCCGGAATTTCTACGTCAAGACTGATCAAGATGTGAACATTGGAGCATG GCAAATTTTACCTCGATCTCTATTAAACACGTCAATTTCTTGCACCTCTGAAGCATTCGAATCTGTTTTGGCAAGTTCAAAACGTCCGGTTATTCTGTACATGCATGGAAACAGTGGGAACAGAGCCAGCGGACACAGACTGGAGTTGTACAGGCTTTTTCAAAACCTAGACTACCACGTTGTCTGCTTTGACTACCGAA GCTATGGTGACAGCGACGACGTCGATCTGTCCGAGACAGGAGTCGTCGCAGACAGCAAGTACATGCTGGAGTGgttgataaaaaaagtaaagaactCTGCGCCAATTTATGTCTGGGGTCATTCGCTAGGAACTGG AGTCGCTTCGCATGTCCTAGCTCTAATGGCATCTGAAGGTGTTCGTATTGCGGGTCTTTTCCTGGAAGCTCCTTTCAACAATATTGCGGATGAATTGAGCGAGCACCCGTTTGCACAG CTATTCAAACACTTGCCGTGGTTTCATTGGATGATTGTTCAACCGTTTTATGACAACGAATTGAGATTCGAATCCGACAAACACATTACAAAGATCGAATGTCCGATTATGATTCTGCACGCTCAAGATGACGGTGTCATACCTTTTTTCCTGGGCGAGAAG TTATATAAGGCGGCTTTGGAGTCCCACGGAAATGAAACGCAACGAGTTCAAATGGAACGGATAGATGCTGCACTAGGTCTAGGTCACAAGTGGATATGTAGATACGACAAACTGCCGGAACTGATTAC aaATTTTCTAGCCAAATCGACCAAAACTACTCAAGCTTTATGA
- the LOC124309274 gene encoding lysophosphatidylserine lipase ABHD12 isoform X1, whose amino-acid sequence MKALRCLSLVLALSLAALVFSSTGTFLLWAMKVSIVTYLIVFGILPLVFHYSYTIQRKILFLNFDILVDSVYWPRSVDFEKPEAVGLEGARNFYVKTDQDVNIGAWQILPRSLLNTSISCTSEAFESVLASSKRPVILYMHGNSGNRASGHRLELYRLFQNLDYHVVCFDYRSYGDSDDVDLSETGVVADSKYMLEWLIKKVKNSAPIYVWGHSLGTGVASHVLALMASEGVRIAGLFLEAPFNNIADELSEHPFAQLFKHLPWFHWMIVQPFYDNELRFESDKHITKIECPIMILHAQDDGVIPFFLGEKLYKAALESHGNETQRVQMERIDAALGLGHKWICRYDKLPELITNFLAKSTKTTQAL is encoded by the exons ATGAAGGCTCTCCGGTGCCTTTCCTTGGTTTTGGCTCTATCTCTGGCTGCACTTGTTTTCTCGTCTACCGGAAC ATTTCTTTTATGGGCGATGAAGGTATCGATTGTCACCTACTTAATCGTCTTTGGAATTCTACCGCTCGTTTTTCATTACTCCTACACGATACaaaggaaaatattattcctaAACTTTG ATATTCTCGTTGATTCAGTTTACTGGCCTCGAAGCGTGGACTTTGAAAAACCAGAAGCTGTGGGACTTGAAGGCGCCCGGAATTTCTACGTCAAGACTGATCAAGATGTGAACATTGGAGCATG GCAAATTTTACCTCGATCTCTATTAAACACGTCAATTTCTTGCACCTCTGAAGCATTCGAATCTGTTTTGGCAAGTTCAAAACGTCCGGTTATTCTGTACATGCATGGAAACAGTGGGAACAGAGCCAGCGGACACAGACTGGAGTTGTACAGGCTTTTTCAAAACCTAGACTACCACGTTGTCTGCTTTGACTACCGAA GCTATGGTGACAGCGACGACGTCGATCTGTCCGAGACAGGAGTCGTCGCAGACAGCAAGTACATGCTGGAGTGgttgataaaaaaagtaaagaactCTGCGCCAATTTATGTCTGGGGTCATTCGCTAGGAACTGG AGTCGCTTCGCATGTCCTAGCTCTAATGGCATCTGAAGGTGTTCGTATTGCGGGTCTTTTCCTGGAAGCTCCTTTCAACAATATTGCGGATGAATTGAGCGAGCACCCGTTTGCACAG CTATTCAAACACTTGCCGTGGTTTCATTGGATGATTGTTCAACCGTTTTATGACAACGAATTGAGATTCGAATCCGACAAACACATTACAAAGATCGAATGTCCGATTATGATTCTGCACGCTCAAGATGACGGTGTCATACCTTTTTTCCTGGGCGAGAAG TTATATAAGGCGGCTTTGGAGTCCCACGGAAATGAAACGCAACGAGTTCAAATGGAACGGATAGATGCTGCACTAGGTCTAGGTCACAAGTGGATATGTAGATACGACAAACTGCCGGAACTGATTAC aaATTTTCTAGCCAAATCGACCAAAACTACTCAAGCTTTATGA
- the LOC124309274 gene encoding lysophosphatidylserine lipase ABHD12 isoform X2, whose amino-acid sequence MKALRCLSLVLALSLAALVFSSTGTFLLWAMKVSIVTYLIVFGILPLVFHYSYTIQRKILFLNFVYWPRSVDFEKPEAVGLEGARNFYVKTDQDVNIGAWQILPRSLLNTSISCTSEAFESVLASSKRPVILYMHGNSGNRASGHRLELYRLFQNLDYHVVCFDYRSYGDSDDVDLSETGVVADSKYMLEWLIKKVKNSAPIYVWGHSLGTGVASHVLALMASEGVRIAGLFLEAPFNNIADELSEHPFAQLFKHLPWFHWMIVQPFYDNELRFESDKHITKIECPIMILHAQDDGVIPFFLGEKLYKAALESHGNETQRVQMERIDAALGLGHKWICRYDKLPELITNFLAKSTKTTQAL is encoded by the exons ATGAAGGCTCTCCGGTGCCTTTCCTTGGTTTTGGCTCTATCTCTGGCTGCACTTGTTTTCTCGTCTACCGGAAC ATTTCTTTTATGGGCGATGAAGGTATCGATTGTCACCTACTTAATCGTCTTTGGAATTCTACCGCTCGTTTTTCATTACTCCTACACGATACaaaggaaaatattattcctaAACTTTG TTTACTGGCCTCGAAGCGTGGACTTTGAAAAACCAGAAGCTGTGGGACTTGAAGGCGCCCGGAATTTCTACGTCAAGACTGATCAAGATGTGAACATTGGAGCATG GCAAATTTTACCTCGATCTCTATTAAACACGTCAATTTCTTGCACCTCTGAAGCATTCGAATCTGTTTTGGCAAGTTCAAAACGTCCGGTTATTCTGTACATGCATGGAAACAGTGGGAACAGAGCCAGCGGACACAGACTGGAGTTGTACAGGCTTTTTCAAAACCTAGACTACCACGTTGTCTGCTTTGACTACCGAA GCTATGGTGACAGCGACGACGTCGATCTGTCCGAGACAGGAGTCGTCGCAGACAGCAAGTACATGCTGGAGTGgttgataaaaaaagtaaagaactCTGCGCCAATTTATGTCTGGGGTCATTCGCTAGGAACTGG AGTCGCTTCGCATGTCCTAGCTCTAATGGCATCTGAAGGTGTTCGTATTGCGGGTCTTTTCCTGGAAGCTCCTTTCAACAATATTGCGGATGAATTGAGCGAGCACCCGTTTGCACAG CTATTCAAACACTTGCCGTGGTTTCATTGGATGATTGTTCAACCGTTTTATGACAACGAATTGAGATTCGAATCCGACAAACACATTACAAAGATCGAATGTCCGATTATGATTCTGCACGCTCAAGATGACGGTGTCATACCTTTTTTCCTGGGCGAGAAG TTATATAAGGCGGCTTTGGAGTCCCACGGAAATGAAACGCAACGAGTTCAAATGGAACGGATAGATGCTGCACTAGGTCTAGGTCACAAGTGGATATGTAGATACGACAAACTGCCGGAACTGATTAC aaATTTTCTAGCCAAATCGACCAAAACTACTCAAGCTTTATGA
- the LOC124309274 gene encoding lysophosphatidylserine lipase ABHD12 isoform X6 gives MKILRFLLWAMKVSIVTYLIVFGILPLVFHYSYTIQRKILFLNFDILVDSVYWPRSVDFEKPEAVGLEGARNFYVKTDQDVNIGAWQILPRSLLNTSISCTSEAFESVLASSKRPVILYMHGNSGNRASGHRLELYRLFQNLDYHVVCFDYRSYGDSDDVDLSETGVVADSKYMLEWLIKKVKNSAPIYVWGHSLGTGVASHVLALMASEGVRIAGLFLEAPFNNIADELSEHPFAQLFKHLPWFHWMIVQPFYDNELRFESDKHITKIECPIMILHAQDDGVIPFFLGEKLYKAALESHGNETQRVQMERIDAALGLGHKWICRYDKLPELITNFLAKSTKTTQAL, from the exons atgaaaattttaag ATTTCTTTTATGGGCGATGAAGGTATCGATTGTCACCTACTTAATCGTCTTTGGAATTCTACCGCTCGTTTTTCATTACTCCTACACGATACaaaggaaaatattattcctaAACTTTG ATATTCTCGTTGATTCAGTTTACTGGCCTCGAAGCGTGGACTTTGAAAAACCAGAAGCTGTGGGACTTGAAGGCGCCCGGAATTTCTACGTCAAGACTGATCAAGATGTGAACATTGGAGCATG GCAAATTTTACCTCGATCTCTATTAAACACGTCAATTTCTTGCACCTCTGAAGCATTCGAATCTGTTTTGGCAAGTTCAAAACGTCCGGTTATTCTGTACATGCATGGAAACAGTGGGAACAGAGCCAGCGGACACAGACTGGAGTTGTACAGGCTTTTTCAAAACCTAGACTACCACGTTGTCTGCTTTGACTACCGAA GCTATGGTGACAGCGACGACGTCGATCTGTCCGAGACAGGAGTCGTCGCAGACAGCAAGTACATGCTGGAGTGgttgataaaaaaagtaaagaactCTGCGCCAATTTATGTCTGGGGTCATTCGCTAGGAACTGG AGTCGCTTCGCATGTCCTAGCTCTAATGGCATCTGAAGGTGTTCGTATTGCGGGTCTTTTCCTGGAAGCTCCTTTCAACAATATTGCGGATGAATTGAGCGAGCACCCGTTTGCACAG CTATTCAAACACTTGCCGTGGTTTCATTGGATGATTGTTCAACCGTTTTATGACAACGAATTGAGATTCGAATCCGACAAACACATTACAAAGATCGAATGTCCGATTATGATTCTGCACGCTCAAGATGACGGTGTCATACCTTTTTTCCTGGGCGAGAAG TTATATAAGGCGGCTTTGGAGTCCCACGGAAATGAAACGCAACGAGTTCAAATGGAACGGATAGATGCTGCACTAGGTCTAGGTCACAAGTGGATATGTAGATACGACAAACTGCCGGAACTGATTAC aaATTTTCTAGCCAAATCGACCAAAACTACTCAAGCTTTATGA
- the LOC124309274 gene encoding lysophosphatidylserine lipase ABHD12 isoform X7 yields the protein MKVSIVTYLIVFGILPLVFHYSYTIQRKILFLNFDILVDSVYWPRSVDFEKPEAVGLEGARNFYVKTDQDVNIGAWQILPRSLLNTSISCTSEAFESVLASSKRPVILYMHGNSGNRASGHRLELYRLFQNLDYHVVCFDYRSYGDSDDVDLSETGVVADSKYMLEWLIKKVKNSAPIYVWGHSLGTGVASHVLALMASEGVRIAGLFLEAPFNNIADELSEHPFAQLFKHLPWFHWMIVQPFYDNELRFESDKHITKIECPIMILHAQDDGVIPFFLGEKLYKAALESHGNETQRVQMERIDAALGLGHKWICRYDKLPELITNFLAKSTKTTQAL from the exons ATGAAGGTATCGATTGTCACCTACTTAATCGTCTTTGGAATTCTACCGCTCGTTTTTCATTACTCCTACACGATACaaaggaaaatattattcctaAACTTTG ATATTCTCGTTGATTCAGTTTACTGGCCTCGAAGCGTGGACTTTGAAAAACCAGAAGCTGTGGGACTTGAAGGCGCCCGGAATTTCTACGTCAAGACTGATCAAGATGTGAACATTGGAGCATG GCAAATTTTACCTCGATCTCTATTAAACACGTCAATTTCTTGCACCTCTGAAGCATTCGAATCTGTTTTGGCAAGTTCAAAACGTCCGGTTATTCTGTACATGCATGGAAACAGTGGGAACAGAGCCAGCGGACACAGACTGGAGTTGTACAGGCTTTTTCAAAACCTAGACTACCACGTTGTCTGCTTTGACTACCGAA GCTATGGTGACAGCGACGACGTCGATCTGTCCGAGACAGGAGTCGTCGCAGACAGCAAGTACATGCTGGAGTGgttgataaaaaaagtaaagaactCTGCGCCAATTTATGTCTGGGGTCATTCGCTAGGAACTGG AGTCGCTTCGCATGTCCTAGCTCTAATGGCATCTGAAGGTGTTCGTATTGCGGGTCTTTTCCTGGAAGCTCCTTTCAACAATATTGCGGATGAATTGAGCGAGCACCCGTTTGCACAG CTATTCAAACACTTGCCGTGGTTTCATTGGATGATTGTTCAACCGTTTTATGACAACGAATTGAGATTCGAATCCGACAAACACATTACAAAGATCGAATGTCCGATTATGATTCTGCACGCTCAAGATGACGGTGTCATACCTTTTTTCCTGGGCGAGAAG TTATATAAGGCGGCTTTGGAGTCCCACGGAAATGAAACGCAACGAGTTCAAATGGAACGGATAGATGCTGCACTAGGTCTAGGTCACAAGTGGATATGTAGATACGACAAACTGCCGGAACTGATTAC aaATTTTCTAGCCAAATCGACCAAAACTACTCAAGCTTTATGA
- the LOC124309274 gene encoding lysophosphatidylserine lipase ABHD12 isoform X8 — protein sequence MKVSIVTYLIVFGILPLVFHYSYTIQRKILFLNFVYWPRSVDFEKPEAVGLEGARNFYVKTDQDVNIGAWQILPRSLLNTSISCTSEAFESVLASSKRPVILYMHGNSGNRASGHRLELYRLFQNLDYHVVCFDYRSYGDSDDVDLSETGVVADSKYMLEWLIKKVKNSAPIYVWGHSLGTGVASHVLALMASEGVRIAGLFLEAPFNNIADELSEHPFAQLFKHLPWFHWMIVQPFYDNELRFESDKHITKIECPIMILHAQDDGVIPFFLGEKLYKAALESHGNETQRVQMERIDAALGLGHKWICRYDKLPELITNFLAKSTKTTQAL from the exons ATGAAGGTATCGATTGTCACCTACTTAATCGTCTTTGGAATTCTACCGCTCGTTTTTCATTACTCCTACACGATACaaaggaaaatattattcctaAACTTTG TTTACTGGCCTCGAAGCGTGGACTTTGAAAAACCAGAAGCTGTGGGACTTGAAGGCGCCCGGAATTTCTACGTCAAGACTGATCAAGATGTGAACATTGGAGCATG GCAAATTTTACCTCGATCTCTATTAAACACGTCAATTTCTTGCACCTCTGAAGCATTCGAATCTGTTTTGGCAAGTTCAAAACGTCCGGTTATTCTGTACATGCATGGAAACAGTGGGAACAGAGCCAGCGGACACAGACTGGAGTTGTACAGGCTTTTTCAAAACCTAGACTACCACGTTGTCTGCTTTGACTACCGAA GCTATGGTGACAGCGACGACGTCGATCTGTCCGAGACAGGAGTCGTCGCAGACAGCAAGTACATGCTGGAGTGgttgataaaaaaagtaaagaactCTGCGCCAATTTATGTCTGGGGTCATTCGCTAGGAACTGG AGTCGCTTCGCATGTCCTAGCTCTAATGGCATCTGAAGGTGTTCGTATTGCGGGTCTTTTCCTGGAAGCTCCTTTCAACAATATTGCGGATGAATTGAGCGAGCACCCGTTTGCACAG CTATTCAAACACTTGCCGTGGTTTCATTGGATGATTGTTCAACCGTTTTATGACAACGAATTGAGATTCGAATCCGACAAACACATTACAAAGATCGAATGTCCGATTATGATTCTGCACGCTCAAGATGACGGTGTCATACCTTTTTTCCTGGGCGAGAAG TTATATAAGGCGGCTTTGGAGTCCCACGGAAATGAAACGCAACGAGTTCAAATGGAACGGATAGATGCTGCACTAGGTCTAGGTCACAAGTGGATATGTAGATACGACAAACTGCCGGAACTGATTAC aaATTTTCTAGCCAAATCGACCAAAACTACTCAAGCTTTATGA